GGCGATGGGGGTACGCGTGGCGGTGACCAGCACCTGGTCCAGCGCCGCGGTGTCATCGTTGGCCTGCGCATGGGCCAGGGCGGGCAGGGCGGCCAGCACGGCCAGGGACAGCATTCGGGACTGCAGCTTCATCGGGGGGACTCCAGGTGCCACGCACGCCCGCGTGGCGAAGGGGAGGAACCGCGAAGGCAGGCAGGCGCCGAAGCCGCGGCAGCGCCACGGTCATCCAGCGCCATGCCCACCGCATCGCGACCTGAGGCTTCCGGGCCGGTCTCCGGGCTTGCCGCCAGGTGGCGCGAGGCCACCGTCCAGGCGCCTTCCCATGCCAGAGGCACAGTGGCGATGTTGCCTGGAACAGACGTGCTTACCGTTGCGGGGGCAGCGCCGGCCTGGCGTGTTGCCACGCGTCACCGGCTTCCCGTTTCAACCTGCCGGCCATGGCCGCAGGTCACCTGGAAGTGGGCGCAGTCTACGGCATCGTCCATCAGGGCGTTAGAGTAGCGGCCCTGCTTTGTTTCAAGGACGCTCCATGGTTGCGAAGGATCGGCTGCAGTTCCTCGATGCGCTGCGCGGGTTGGCTGCGGTGTATGTCGTGCTGTTCCATGTGCAGTCGATGCCCTCGCCGGCACTGCCGCTGGGCAGCGCATGGCTGCCGGTGGTGCAGATGGGGGGAAGTGGCGTTGCCCTTTTCTTTGTGATCAGCGCGTTTTCCCTGTGCTACACCATGCCCCGGCACCAGGCCAGCGGCACGCCGCTGCTCAGTTTCTACCTGCACCGGTTCCTGCGCATCGCACCGTTGTTCTATGTCCTGTTGGCCTTCTCGCTGTTCCGCGATGGCCGCGGCGCGCATGCAGGCCATGCCTGGAGCGAGATCGCGGCGAACGTGTCGTTCACGTTCAATCTGTTCCCCGGCTGGGAAGCAGGCATCGTATGGGCCAGTTGGGCGGTGGGCGTGGAGATGCTGTTCTACGCCATTTTCCCCGCGCTCTACGTGCTGGCAGGCAGCGCAAGGCGGGCGTGGATGCTCCTGCTGGGCCTGCTGGGGCTGGTTGTGATGGCCTGGGCAGGGTGGCTGGGGCCACGCGCGGCGGCGTCACTGGGTGATTACGGATGGCTGCGCCATGCACCAGTGTTCGTGATGGGGCTTGTCGGTTTCCACGCCTTCGGCGCTCTGGCGGGATTGCCACGCCAGCGCGCACGGCGTTGGGGGCACGGCTTGAACGTGGCAGGTGCCGCGCTGCTGGTGCTGGCGGCCGTGGCGCCGTGGTGGACCGGTGCCGGCCCCTGGCAATGGCAGCTGGCAGGGTTGGGCTATCTGTCCCTGCTGCTGGGCTTCTCGCAGTGCCCGCCGCGAGGTTTGGTCAACCGTGCAACCGCCTGGCTGGGCACGGTCAGCTACTCGTTGTACCTGGGGCACCCGATCATCATTGCCCTGCTTGGCCCGGTGTTCGCGCGGGTGCTTGCCCAGATGGATGGCAGCGCCGGTTACCTGGCATGTGCGGTCATCACCCTGGTGGTGGCGTTGCCGCTGGCCGCACTGGGCCATCGTGTCATCGAAGCGCCCATGATCCGGCTGGGAAAACGCCTGATGGGCCGCTCCGCGCCGGCCCGCGCGGCGGCCATGGCTGGGCAGCAGGGTGGACGCGCACGTTAGAATGAGCCGCCCGGTCGCGGGAAGTTCGTTCTGGAAGTGCCCATGATGCTGATTCAATCGCCCCAGGTTGCCGCACGCGGTAGGTTGCCGCTGCAGTCCTGCCGTCGGATGTGCATGGGCCGGCAACGATGATCCTCGACCTGGTCCGCCATGCCGGCAACGGCCGCGATGAGTTCCTCGATGGCCGCAGCGATCCGCCGCAGCTGGCCCGCCTGCCGCAGGAACTGGTCGACGCCTATGCCGGGCAGGACTGGCAGCGGGTGATCAGTTCGCCGCGCCTGCGCTCACTGCATACGGCGATGGCCCTGGCCACCCCGCGCGGGCTGGACGTTGAGGCGGACGAGGAGTGGGAAGAACTGGATTTCGGTGATTGGGACGGGCAGTCGTTGTTCGACCTGCCGGAGGACGCGCTGGCGGCCTTCCATGCCGATCCGCATGCGTTCCCGCCGCCCAACGGCGAAAGCTGGGGCCATTTCGAACGGCGCATCGCACGCGCGCTGGATCGCCTGCTGGACGATGAGGATCCGCTGCCGACCGTGGTGGTCAGCCATGGCGGCCCGCTGCGCATGGTGCTGTCGCAGGTCTGCGGGCTGCCGCTGTCGCTGTGCTGGGCACTGCGCATCGACCACGGCACGCGCCTGCGGGTGTGGCTGGAACGCGGCGAAGTGGGCCTGGTGGGCGAGCTGCTGGAACTGCAGCAGCCGTAAACGCGACCGCCGGGCATGGCCCGGCGCTACCGATCCCGCATGACCGCCGCACCGTGGTAGCGCCGGGCCATGCCCGGCGAGCGCGAAGCGCGGACGCTCTAATCCTCGTCCGCGTTCTCGGCAAAACTGTCTTCGCCGTCATCCCCGGTGTCGAAGCGCTGCTCATGCACCGGACCCGATGCCGGGCCGGCCGCCTTCAGCGGGTGCGCGGCGATACGTGCCTCGTAATCCTGCACCAGCGCCTCGCGCTGGGCTTCGCCCAGCTCCTGCCAGTGGCAGTCCAGCAGCGCGCCTTCCAGCGAATAAAGCAGATTCAGGCTCGGCTTGAAGCCGGCGCGCTTGACCTTGACGAAGGCCCCGACCGCGCCGAGCGCGGCCAGGTCCTCGCGGCTGCGCAGGCCGACCTGGCGCAGCCACGCCGCGCTCTTCGGGCCGATGTTGCGCAGCTTCGGTGCGCTCATCCCAGGGCCTCGACGAACACGCGGGCGATGGCTTCCAGACCGGCCTGGTCCTCGGCATCGAAGCGGCCCACCTTCGGGCTGTCGATGTCGAACACGCCGATCAGTTCATCACCGCGCAGCAGCGGCACCACCAGTTCCGAGCGCGAGGCCGAATCGCAGGCGATGTGGCCGGGGAAGGCATCGACATCGTCCACGCGCTGGGTGACGCGCTGGCTGGCGGCGGCACCGCACACGCCCTTGTCCAGCGGGATGCGCACGCAGGCCGGCAGGCCCTGGAACGGGCCGACCACCAGCTCCTTGCCGTCGTAAAGGTAGAAGCCCACCCAGTTCAGGTCGGGCAGGGCGTGGTAGACCAGTGCGGAGAGGTTGGCCGCATTGGCGATGCGGTCGGACTCGGCGTAGACCAGGCCGCGGGCCTGTTCCAGCAGCTGGGCGTATTGTTCCGGCTTGCTGCCGGTGAGCGAGGCATTGGCGAACATGCCTGCAGTCTAGCAAGCGTACGGGACCAGCGATAATGCACGCTCTGTTGCATGCCTGGAGCCGTTGATGCCCCTGCCTACCACGTTGCCGCCGGCGCTGTTCGTCACCGGGACCGATACCGAGATCGGCAAGACCGCCAGCAGCACCGCGCTGCTGCATGCGCTGCGCCGGCGCGGGCTGCGTGCGGTGGGCATGAAGCCGGTGGCCAGTGGCAGCCAGGACCTCGGCCACGGCCTGCGCAACGAGGATGCCCTGGCGCTGCAGGCGGCCAGCTGGCCGGTGCCGGACTACGCCGACCTGAATCCCTATGCGCTGCGGCAGCCGCTGGCGCCGGAACTGGCCGCCGCCGAGGACGGCGTGCAGGTGCAGCTGGCGCCGATCGTGGCCGCGTTCGAGCGCCTACGTGCGCAGGCCGACGTGGTGGTGGTGGAAGGCGTGGGCGGCTGGCTGGCGCCGGTATCGGCCACCCTGGACCAGCTGGATCTGGTGCGCGCGCTGCGCCTGCCGGTGCTGCTGGTGGTGGGCATGCGCCTGGGCTGCGTGAACCACGCACGGCTGACCGCGCAGTCGCTGCAGGCCAGCGGCGTGGCGTGCCTGGGCTGGATCGGCAACCACATCGATCCGACCATGCAGCGCCAGGACGAGAACATCGCCACCCTGCAGCAGCGCCTGCCGATGCCGTGCTGGGGCCGCCTGCCGTACCTGCCGGGCGCGGATGGCCAAACCCTGGGCGCACACCTGGGAGCAGAGCAGCAGTAGAGTCGACTGTCAGTCGACTATCGCGCGCAGCGCGGGGTCTGATCAGGAGCAGTCGACCAACGGTCGACTCTACCCGGCAACCCGATACGAACGGCACCGCGATTGCCGGCCAGCGGCCGGCACTACCGTGCAGACAATTCCCGCGCGATCGCACCCAGCCGTTCCACCGCGCTGATGAAGCGCGCATCCAGCGCCTGGCAGCACGACAGCCGCAGGCAATGCCGGTAGCGCGCACCGCGCGAATACACCTGGCCGGGCATGAACACGATGTCCTCCGCCAGCGCCCGCTCGAACAGTTCGCGGGTATCCACGCCGGGCAGCTCCAGCCACAGCAGGAAGCCACCCTGCGGCTCGGTGGCACGGGTGCCGGCGGGGAAGTGCTCGGCCACCAGCTGGCGCAGGCGCCCGACCTGTTCGCGGTACAGCCGGCGCATGCGGTGCAGGTGGTGCTCGTAACTGCCTGCTTCCAGGTAAGCGGCCACCGCATCACCGAGCAGCTGCGGTTCACCGCCGGTCGACTGGAATTTCAGCAGGGCGATGCGCTCGGCGAAACGGCCGCCATCGAGCCAGCCGATGCGGTAATCCGGCGCCAGCGTCTTGGAAAAGCCGCCGACCACCATCACCCAGCCATCGCGATCAAACGCCTTCAGCAGTGGCGCCGGTGGCTCGCAGAACTGCAGTTCGGCATACACCGCATCTTCGATCAGCGGCAGCTGGCGTGCATTGACCAGCTCGGCCAGGCGCTGCTTGGCGGCCGTCGGCATGGTGCAGCCCAGTGGGTTGTGCACGGTGGGCATCACCACCAGCGCGGCCAGCGGCGTGTGTTTCAGCAGCGCCTCCAGCGCATCCACGTCCAGCCCGTGCTGCGGGTGGGTAGGCAGTTCGATGGCCTGCAGGCCGAGGTTGGCCAGCAGCGGGTACAGGTTGAAATAGGACGGCGCTTCAATGCCGACGGCCGCGCCCGGTTCGGTCACCGCGCGCAGGGCCAGCTGCAGTGCTTCCATCGCGCCATGGGTCAACAGCAGGCGGTCGGCATGCGTGTGCAAACCCATCCTCGGGCCACGCCGTACGATCTGTGCCAGCAGGCGCGGCGATCCGTTCGGGCGCGCGTAGGTTTCCACCGTCTGCTGGCCGTGGCGCAGCACCTGTGCGGTGTGCCGGGCCAGCTGCGCGCCGGGATAGAACTGCCGCCCACGTGGCCCGGCGAACGCCAGATCGATCACCCCGGGGCGTCGCTGCGCCTCGAGCACGCGGGCCATCAACGCCTGCTGCAGCGGTGCGGTGGGCGCGGAGGGTGCATCGCGCAGCGAACGCTGCGGCACCGACAGGCGCGGCGCCACCTCGAAACCCGCCTTCGGCCGCGGCACCACCAGCCCTGCATCTTCCAGCTGCCGGTAGGCCGCGATGACGGTGTTCAGGCTGAGCTGGCGCTGCGCGGCCATCTGCCGCAGCGAGGGTAGGCGGCTGCCGACCGGCAGCCGACCGCCGTGGATGGCCTCGGCCAGTTCATCGGACAGGCGCTGGTAGCGCGGCGGGGCCGGGGTGGTGCGCGGATCTGTATCCATTGTTCTGGCCTGCATCTGGAGCTGCACCCATGATGCCGCCGAGCCTAGCATGGTGCTGTCGGTGGGGCCTGATCGGGGCCTGGCCGATCCATTGCAAACGCACGGCCGCAGGGCCGTGCGTCTTTTTTTATGGGCCGCGTCAACAATCGCTGGCGCTTCGTAGAGTCGAGCTTGCTCGACTGCTTTGCCGGGACAGTCGAGCAAGCTCGACTCTACAGAAGCGCGGTCAGCGCATCGGCACCAGCGACGCCTGGCGCCGGTACAGCGCAGGGAACTGCTTGCCCAGCGCGGCCAGCTTCGGTGCGTCGTAGTAGCGGATGTAGGCCGCCTGCGGGTAGTTGTTCATGTAGTTCTGGTGGTAGCTCTCGGCCGGGTAGAAACGCTGGCCGCTGGCCACCTGGGTCACGATCGGGCCGCGGTAGCTGCCAGCCTTGCCCAGCTGGTCGATGTAGGCGCGGCTGGCAGCCAGCTGCCTGGCGTCATCGCTGAAGATCGCCGAGCGGTACTGGCTGCCGTGGTCGGGGCCCTGGTAGTTCAGCTGGGTGGGATCGTGCGCCACCGAGAAGAACACCTGCAGCAGCTGCCCATAGCTGACCTGGCGCGGATCGTAGTCGACCTTCACCGCTTCGGCGTGGCCGGTGCGGCCACTGCTGACGCGCTCGTAGCGAGCATCGGCGGCACTGCCTCCGGCATAGCCGGCCACTGCATTGCTCACACCTTTCACGTGCTGGAACACGCCCTGCACGCCCCAGAAGCAGCCACCGGCAAACACCACGCTGGCCTGGGTGGCGCCATCGGTGAAGGCGGCATCGCCGGTGGGTGCCGGCAGTGCCTGTACCTGCGCGGTGGCGCCAGCCGGTGCGGCCATCGCGCCGCGATCCACCAGCAGCACGCCGGCCACCAGTGCCGTGGCGACCAGCCCGGCCACACCCACTGCAATGCCTTGTTCGAAGGAGAATTTCATCGTGCCCTCCTGTTCTCAACCAAAGGTGAAGGCATAGCCCTGCACGCCCGCATCGAGGAATTCGATCTCGAAGCGGTGCGGGCCGACCGTGCCGCGCTGGCGCACCAGCTGGTACAGACGGTTCTCGTTGACCACGCCGCTGCCATCGGCGCCGACATCGCTGCCGGCATCGGCGGCAGGCAGCGGCTTGCCATCCATCCACACGCGGAAGCGCACCGGCGTGCCGTCCTGTTTTGGTGCCAGCACCAGGTGCAGGTCGCGGGCATGGAACTGGAAGGCGATGCGCCCGCCCGCCTGCTGCAGCTGCGCGGCTTCATCGGTGATGGTCCAGCGGCCGGACAGGCCCCACTGGTTCAGCGCGAGGCTGGCCGGCAGCGTGTAGTCGAAGGCCGCATCGGTGCGCTGCCCGCCGGGCGAGGCGAAGTGCTCGGCGCGTGCATGGCCCAGGTAGGTTTCCGGCGAGCGCAGGTTGCCCATGTCGGCCTGCGTGGCCACGCCCTGCAGGTCGGCGGCGGTCGGATCGGCCGGGGGCGGCAGGTCGGTCTGGCCGGCCTCGGTCAGCAGGCGGCGGATCACCTGTTCCGAATGTGCGTAGTTGCCTTCACCGAACTGATGGGCGCGGATGTTGCCCTGCGCATCGACGAAGTACTGCGCCGGCCAATACTGGTTGTTGAACGCGCGCCAGATCGAATACTGGTTGTCCAGCGCCACCGGGTATTCCACCTTCAGCTGCTGTACTGCCTTCATCACGTTGCGCGGGTCACGCTCGAAGGCGAACTCGGGCGTGTGCACGCCGACCACCACCAGGCCATGGTCGCGGTAGCGGCGTTCCCATTCGTGCACAAAGGGCATGGCGCGCAGGCAGTTGATGCAGGAATAGGTCCAGAAATCGATCAGCACGACCTTGCCGCGCAGCTGCTCGGCTTTCAGCGGCGGGCTGTTGAGCCAGCCGGTGGCGCCATCCAGGGCGGGCAGGGTGCCTTCCACCGGCAGCGGCGCGTCGGCACCGGCATTGGCGCCGGCCATCATCATCATCGGCGGCGCCGCCGGCTGTGCACCGGGCACGGCATCGAGCAGGCCCTGTTCGATGCGCGCGGTGCTCACCGTGGACAGGCGGGTCAGCAGGCCGGTATCCCAGCCCAGGCCGATCGCCACCACCGCCAGCAGCGCGGCCACGCCCAGCACCTTGCGCAGCACATCGCCCAGGCCAAGGCGCGCCTGCAGGGCGTTGAACACGCGGCCGCCGATCCACACCGCCAGCGCGAGCGCGGTGGCGGCACCCAGTGCGTAAGCCAGCAGCAATGCGCTGGTGCCGACGCTGGCGCCATGCAGGGCGGCACCGGTCAGCACCAGGCCGAGGATCGGCCCCGCGCACGGCGCCCACAGCAGGCCGGTGGCGATGCCGATCAGCAGCGAGGTCCACGCACCACCCCGGCCGGCATCATCGGCGGCATCGGCGCGTGCACTCAGCCGTGCACCCACGCGCTGGAACGGCGCCAGCAGATGGTCAGCCAGGCGCGGCCACAGCAGCGCCAGGGCGAACACCGCCATCAGCACCAGGGCCACCCAGCGGCCGATCTGGTTGGCCTGCGCCACCCATTGGCTGCCCACGGCGGCCAGGCTGGCGACCGCGGCGAAGGTCAACGCCATGCCCAGCAGCAGCGGCAGCGTGCTGCGCACGAAGGAGCGGTTGGCCCGCGCGAACACGAAGGGCAGCACCGGCAGGATGCACGGGCTGAGCAGGGTCAGTACACCGCCCAGGTAGGCCAGCAGCAACAGCAGCATCATCAGGCTCCAGAAGTAGGGGAAGAACCGAGCGGCACGCGCCAGCCACCGTTGCTGTCCTGCTGTGCCGCACCGGGCTGGAACAGCAGGGCGGCACCGTTCATGCAGTAGCGCAGGCCGGTGGGGCGCGGGCCATCGTTGAAGACATGGCCGAGGTGGCCGCCGCAGCGGCTGCAGTGCGCTTCCACCCGCAGCATGCCGAAGGTGGTGTCGCGGTCCTCGCCGACGGCGCCATGCAGCGGTGCCCAGAAGCTGGGCCAGCCGGTGCCGCTTTCAAACTTGGTGGACGAGGAGAACAGCGGCTGCTGGCAGCCGGCGCAGGTAAAGGTGCCCTGCCGGTGTTCGCGGTCCAGCGGGCTGCTGCCGGCGCGTTCGGTGGCCTGCTGGCGCAGCACCGCGTACTGCGCCGGGGTCAGCAGCCGGCGCCATTCGGCGTCGGTGCGCATCAGCGGGAACTGTCGAGCCGGGCGGTTCTCGGCGGCGGCCGTGGCAGCGCGGCTGCACGCGCCCAGGCCGAGCACGCCAGCGGCGGTGGCAAGACCACCCAGGCCCAGCAGGTGGCGGCGGGTGAGGGGCATGGCGGACTCCGGGAAGGGGCGACGGGGCCATGCTGCGCCTGCCCGGGTCAACGAATCCTCACGCAGGATTCAATTTTTCGTGAGGTATCGGTGGCCGTCCCGCGCCACAATGCGGGCAGCCTCCCCACTGGCCCCGAGCTGCCGATGTCCGCCAAACGCGTCCTGATCGTCGAAGACGATGCCCATATCGCCGACCTGCTGCGCATGCACCTGGCCGACGAAGGCTACGACGTCGCCCACGCCGCCACCGGCGATGCCGGCCTGCGCCTGCTGGAGCAGGACGGCCCGTGGGACGCGCTGGTGCTGGACGTGATGCTGCCCGGCGTAGATGGCCTGCAGATCTGCCAGCGTGCCCGTGCGATGGCGCGCTACGTGCCGATCATCATCATCAGCGCACGTGGCAGCGAAACCCAACGCATCGTCGGCCTGGAACTGGGCGCGGACGATTACCTGGCCAAGCCCTTCTCGATGCCCGAACTGGTGGCGCGCGTGCGCGCGCTGCTGCGCCGTGCCGAAGCGATGGCACAGAACGCGCGCATCGATGCCGGCGCGGTCGAAGTTGGTGGCCTGC
This genomic stretch from Stenotrophomonas sp. SAU14A_NAIMI4_5 harbors:
- a CDS encoding TfoX/Sxy family protein, producing the protein MSAPKLRNIGPKSAAWLRQVGLRSREDLAALGAVGAFVKVKRAGFKPSLNLLYSLEGALLDCHWQELGEAQREALVQDYEARIAAHPLKAAGPASGPVHEQRFDTGDDGEDSFAENADED
- a CDS encoding response regulator transcription factor; translation: MSAKRVLIVEDDAHIADLLRMHLADEGYDVAHAATGDAGLRLLEQDGPWDALVLDVMLPGVDGLQICQRARAMARYVPIIIISARGSETQRIVGLELGADDYLAKPFSMPELVARVRALLRRAEAMAQNARIDAGAVEVGGLQLDPVARTASVDGSTLELTPREFDLLLFFARHRDQVFARMELLNQVWGYQHDGYEHTVNTHINRLRSKIELDPATPRRLLTVWGRGYKLVDPAGAAA
- a CDS encoding GAF domain-containing protein is translated as MFANASLTGSKPEQYAQLLEQARGLVYAESDRIANAANLSALVYHALPDLNWVGFYLYDGKELVVGPFQGLPACVRIPLDKGVCGAAASQRVTQRVDDVDAFPGHIACDSASRSELVVPLLRGDELIGVFDIDSPKVGRFDAEDQAGLEAIARVFVEALG
- the msrB gene encoding peptide-methionine (R)-S-oxide reductase MsrB; translation: MPLTRRHLLGLGGLATAAGVLGLGACSRAATAAAENRPARQFPLMRTDAEWRRLLTPAQYAVLRQQATERAGSSPLDREHRQGTFTCAGCQQPLFSSSTKFESGTGWPSFWAPLHGAVGEDRDTTFGMLRVEAHCSRCGGHLGHVFNDGPRPTGLRYCMNGAALLFQPGAAQQDSNGGWRVPLGSSPTSGA
- a CDS encoding histidine phosphatase family protein, producing MILDLVRHAGNGRDEFLDGRSDPPQLARLPQELVDAYAGQDWQRVISSPRLRSLHTAMALATPRGLDVEADEEWEELDFGDWDGQSLFDLPEDALAAFHADPHAFPPPNGESWGHFERRIARALDRLLDDEDPLPTVVVSHGGPLRMVLSQVCGLPLSLCWALRIDHGTRLRVWLERGEVGLVGELLELQQP
- the bioD gene encoding dethiobiotin synthase, with protein sequence MPLPTTLPPALFVTGTDTEIGKTASSTALLHALRRRGLRAVGMKPVASGSQDLGHGLRNEDALALQAASWPVPDYADLNPYALRQPLAPELAAAEDGVQVQLAPIVAAFERLRAQADVVVVEGVGGWLAPVSATLDQLDLVRALRLPVLLVVGMRLGCVNHARLTAQSLQASGVACLGWIGNHIDPTMQRQDENIATLQQRLPMPCWGRLPYLPGADGQTLGAHLGAEQQ
- a CDS encoding acyltransferase — encoded protein: MVAKDRLQFLDALRGLAAVYVVLFHVQSMPSPALPLGSAWLPVVQMGGSGVALFFVISAFSLCYTMPRHQASGTPLLSFYLHRFLRIAPLFYVLLAFSLFRDGRGAHAGHAWSEIAANVSFTFNLFPGWEAGIVWASWAVGVEMLFYAIFPALYVLAGSARRAWMLLLGLLGLVVMAWAGWLGPRAAASLGDYGWLRHAPVFVMGLVGFHAFGALAGLPRQRARRWGHGLNVAGAALLVLAAVAPWWTGAGPWQWQLAGLGYLSLLLGFSQCPPRGLVNRATAWLGTVSYSLYLGHPIIIALLGPVFARVLAQMDGSAGYLACAVITLVVALPLAALGHRVIEAPMIRLGKRLMGRSAPARAAAMAGQQGGRAR
- a CDS encoding PLP-dependent aminotransferase family protein, coding for MDTDPRTTPAPPRYQRLSDELAEAIHGGRLPVGSRLPSLRQMAAQRQLSLNTVIAAYRQLEDAGLVVPRPKAGFEVAPRLSVPQRSLRDAPSAPTAPLQQALMARVLEAQRRPGVIDLAFAGPRGRQFYPGAQLARHTAQVLRHGQQTVETYARPNGSPRLLAQIVRRGPRMGLHTHADRLLLTHGAMEALQLALRAVTEPGAAVGIEAPSYFNLYPLLANLGLQAIELPTHPQHGLDVDALEALLKHTPLAALVVMPTVHNPLGCTMPTAAKQRLAELVNARQLPLIEDAVYAELQFCEPPAPLLKAFDRDGWVMVVGGFSKTLAPDYRIGWLDGGRFAERIALLKFQSTGGEPQLLGDAVAAYLEAGSYEHHLHRMRRLYREQVGRLRQLVAEHFPAGTRATEPQGGFLLWLELPGVDTRELFERALAEDIVFMPGQVYSRGARYRHCLRLSCCQALDARFISAVERLGAIARELSAR
- a CDS encoding cytochrome c biogenesis protein CcdA translates to MLLLLLAYLGGVLTLLSPCILPVLPFVFARANRSFVRSTLPLLLGMALTFAAVASLAAVGSQWVAQANQIGRWVALVLMAVFALALLWPRLADHLLAPFQRVGARLSARADAADDAGRGGAWTSLLIGIATGLLWAPCAGPILGLVLTGAALHGASVGTSALLLAYALGAATALALAVWIGGRVFNALQARLGLGDVLRKVLGVAALLAVVAIGLGWDTGLLTRLSTVSTARIEQGLLDAVPGAQPAAPPMMMMAGANAGADAPLPVEGTLPALDGATGWLNSPPLKAEQLRGKVVLIDFWTYSCINCLRAMPFVHEWERRYRDHGLVVVGVHTPEFAFERDPRNVMKAVQQLKVEYPVALDNQYSIWRAFNNQYWPAQYFVDAQGNIRAHQFGEGNYAHSEQVIRRLLTEAGQTDLPPPADPTAADLQGVATQADMGNLRSPETYLGHARAEHFASPGGQRTDAAFDYTLPASLALNQWGLSGRWTITDEAAQLQQAGGRIAFQFHARDLHLVLAPKQDGTPVRFRVWMDGKPLPAADAGSDVGADGSGVVNENRLYQLVRQRGTVGPHRFEIEFLDAGVQGYAFTFG
- the msrA gene encoding peptide-methionine (S)-S-oxide reductase MsrA, coding for MKFSFEQGIAVGVAGLVATALVAGVLLVDRGAMAAPAGATAQVQALPAPTGDAAFTDGATQASVVFAGGCFWGVQGVFQHVKGVSNAVAGYAGGSAADARYERVSSGRTGHAEAVKVDYDPRQVSYGQLLQVFFSVAHDPTQLNYQGPDHGSQYRSAIFSDDARQLAASRAYIDQLGKAGSYRGPIVTQVASGQRFYPAESYHQNYMNNYPQAAYIRYYDAPKLAALGKQFPALYRRQASLVPMR